The following proteins are encoded in a genomic region of Actinomadura sp. NAK00032:
- a CDS encoding UbiA family prenyltransferase gives MTRRLLLLIRMARPPVIVLLALFTATGLAQAGHGEDRVLLARAFVVVFGFLVFSVACNDIADVLIDRVNLPGDPGRPLVTGTAHRREMVVAGVTAAVLALAASLTLHWPAIVVTVVGLAISANYSLRPVRLAARGVVAPLVLPACYVAVPYLTGVFAVRDTVRKGDLLLLAGLYVGFIGRILLKDFRDVRGDEMFGKRTFLVRHGRGWTCLFSAFCWTAGTLLLVAAVRHPTAPLIAANAVLLAAALLLLRALSTERGARRDEHLIAGIAIVGRGIALVLLVHLGLTNAHWTVPWHVGLMAAFTAGTLYLAVAMARRGPVTTSTRHPFDRTGAPQRANA, from the coding sequence ATGACCCGGCGGCTTCTCCTGCTGATCCGGATGGCACGCCCGCCCGTCATCGTGCTGCTGGCACTGTTCACTGCCACCGGACTGGCCCAGGCTGGCCACGGCGAAGACCGCGTCCTGCTGGCACGGGCTTTCGTCGTGGTCTTCGGCTTCCTGGTGTTCTCGGTGGCCTGCAACGACATCGCCGACGTGCTCATCGACCGGGTGAACCTGCCCGGCGACCCGGGGCGTCCTCTGGTGACCGGCACCGCGCACCGCCGCGAGATGGTCGTGGCCGGTGTCACCGCCGCCGTCCTGGCCCTCGCGGCGAGTCTCACATTGCATTGGCCGGCCATTGTGGTGACCGTGGTCGGGCTTGCCATCAGCGCCAACTATTCGCTGCGTCCCGTACGACTGGCCGCCCGTGGTGTGGTGGCGCCTCTTGTACTGCCCGCCTGCTACGTCGCCGTCCCTTACCTGACCGGGGTATTCGCGGTGCGCGACACCGTGCGGAAAGGCGATCTGCTCCTGCTCGCAGGGCTCTATGTCGGGTTCATCGGCCGGATTCTGCTGAAGGATTTCCGTGACGTCCGCGGCGACGAGATGTTCGGCAAGCGCACCTTCCTGGTCCGGCACGGCCGAGGCTGGACCTGCCTGTTCAGCGCCTTCTGCTGGACCGCCGGGACGCTCCTGCTGGTCGCGGCCGTCCGCCATCCCACCGCCCCGCTGATCGCCGCCAACGCCGTGCTCCTGGCCGCCGCGCTGCTGCTTCTGCGCGCCCTCTCCACCGAACGGGGCGCTCGCCGCGACGAACACCTCATCGCCGGGATCGCCATCGTCGGACGCGGCATCGCCCTCGTCCTGCTCGTCCATCTGGGCCTTACCAACGCCCACTGGACGGTGCCGTGGCATGTGGGCCTGATGGCCGCGTTCACCGCCGGCACGCTCTACCTGGCCGTCGCCATGGCCCGCCGCGGCCCGGTCACCACGTCCACCAGGCACCCCTTCGACAGGACGGGCGCGCCGCAACGAGCGAACGCGTGA
- a CDS encoding DNA alkylation repair protein yields MAELAELDDPKIRAVNEKHGDDHGVNLGKLRAIAKRLKTQQDLADRLWETGDSAARLLALLVCRPKAFERDRLDAMLREARTPKVHDWLVNYVVKKSPHAEELRLAWFADPDPVVASAGWALTTERVSRKPDGLDFPGLLDIIEARMKDAPERLQWAMNHCLAQIGIDHAEHRARAIGIGERLEVLKDYPTPPNCTSPFAPIWINEIVRRRQDA; encoded by the coding sequence ATGGCCGAACTCGCCGAGCTCGACGACCCGAAGATCCGCGCGGTGAACGAGAAGCACGGCGACGACCACGGCGTGAACCTCGGCAAGCTGCGCGCGATCGCGAAGCGGCTGAAGACGCAGCAGGACCTCGCGGACCGGCTGTGGGAGACGGGCGACTCGGCGGCGCGGCTGCTGGCGCTGCTGGTCTGCCGTCCGAAGGCGTTCGAGCGCGACCGGCTGGACGCCATGCTGCGCGAGGCCCGCACCCCCAAGGTGCACGACTGGCTCGTGAACTACGTGGTGAAGAAGAGCCCGCACGCCGAGGAGCTGCGCCTGGCCTGGTTCGCCGACCCGGACCCCGTGGTCGCGAGCGCCGGCTGGGCGCTGACCACCGAGCGCGTGTCGAGGAAGCCCGACGGCCTCGACTTCCCCGGGTTGCTCGACATCATCGAGGCGCGGATGAAGGACGCTCCCGAGCGGCTCCAGTGGGCGATGAACCACTGCCTGGCGCAGATCGGGATCGACCACGCCGAGCACCGCGCCCGCGCGATCGGCATCGGGGAGCGGCTGGAGGTCCTCAAGGACTACCCGACGCCCCCGAACTGCACGTCCCCGTTCGCCCCCATCTGGATCAACGAGATCGTCCGCCGCCGGCAGGACGCGTAG